Below is a genomic region from Persicimonas caeni.
CCCGAGCCCGACTCACCCACCAGACCGAGCGTCTTGCCGCGCTCGATGGTGAAGCTCACCCCGTCGACCGACGGAAGAACGCCGTCGTCGGTAAAAAAGTAGGTGCGCAGATCTTTGACCTGCAGGATCGGGTCGTCAGCGGCGGCTGCGATTTTATTATCTGCCATAACAGCTTACTTGCGGAGTTTCGGGTCGATGGCGTCGCGGACGCCTTCACCGACCAAGTTCAACAGACTGACGGTGACGAAAATTGCGAATCCGGGGGCCAAGATCAGCGCCATCTGGCCGGTCTCGCGACCGGTGGTCAGAATCTGTCCCCAACTGGGCGCCGTGGGGGGGCCGAGACCCAAGAAGCTGAGCGAGGCCTCGATGAGAATCGCGCCGGCCACGCCGAACGTCGCGGCCACGAGCACAGGGCCGAGCGAGTTTGGCAGGATATGCCGGAAAATGATGCGTCCCTGCTTGAGACCCATGGCCTTGGCAGCCTGGACGAATTCTTGGTTCTTGAGGCGCAGGAACTCGCCGCGCACCAGTCGAGCCACCTTGGTCCAGCCAGTCAGGCCGATGATGACCATGATGTGGAAGATGGACGGGTCGTCGATGAAGCCGCGAATCGTCAGAATCAAAAAGAAGGTCGGGAAGCAGAGCATCACCTCGATCATGCGCAGGATGACCGAGTCGATCTTACCGCCGAAGTAGCCGGCCAAGCTGCCCAGAATGGCGCCGATGGTCACGTAGATGCCCACGGCGACCACACCGATGGTCAGCGAGATACGCGTGCCGTACAACAAGCGGGTGAAGACGTCGCGTCCCTTACGGTCGGTGCCCAGCCAGTGCGTCCAGCTCGGATCTTGTTGGACCGCTTGGAGGTCGATGTCGCGATACGAATACTCGACCGGCGGGAAAATCGCGCTGACGCCGTCCATCTCGCTCAGACCCACATAGTCGACGTAGGGCAGGCTGAACCCGCTCATGAAGACGACGATACAGACCACCAGCAGGACGAGCGCGGCGATCATGCCGTAATTCCGCCGCTGGCGTCGGTAGACCTTCTTGTCGGTGGTATCGGCTGCGAACTTCTTGAACAAAAACCACCCACCGAAGGCGAGCGGCAGCCCGAAGACGAGCACGTTAAAGAAGATGTCGACGCCGCTCTCGTAGAAGTTGGCGTCGAACAGCGCGGCGAACCAGGGAAAATGCACGCCCTGGGCGGTCGCCGGCCCGACGCCTTCAGGCACCGAGATATAAAACGGCACGTTGGCCGCGAAGACGGGCGCATAGGTGGCAACCAGGAACAAAATCCCGATGCCGTACAGGCTCACCAGACTGGTCGGGTACTTTTGAAACTGTCCCCAGACGATCTCACCGTACGACTTGTACTGCGGACGCGGTGGCTTGTTGTTGGCTGTTTCTTGGGACATCTCGTTTTAACACAATCGGGTTGTGAATAGGACGTCGGCGTCGGCCGCCTGTTGGCCAGGCGGCCGTACGTCGCGCTCAGTCGAAGCTGATGCGCGGGTCGACCACGGCGTAGCTGATATCCGACAGAAGGATGCCAATCAGGGTCAGCACCGCCGAGAAGAGGGTCAACGCCATGATGGCGTTGTAGTCCTTCAGGAAGATGCTGTTGAGCATATACAGGCCCATGCCGGGGATATTGAAGACGAACTCGAGGACAACCGAGCCGCCGATCAGTGCCGGGAGCAGGGTGCCCAGGAGCGTCAGAATCGGGATCATGCCGTTACGCACCGCGTGCTTGATGATGACCATCGGCTCGGACAGTCCCTTGGCGCGGGCGGTGCGGATATAGTCGGCGCGGATGACGTCGAGCAGGCCGCTCCTTGCGTAGCGGCTCAAGCTGGCGAGCGCGCCGTAGGTCAGGCAGAAGACCGGCAAGACCATATGGTAAGCCACGCTCGTGACGTGCTCCCAGGTGGTCATCGAGTCGACGTTATTGCCCTCGAAACCGCCGGTGGGGAACCACTCGAAGGGGTTGCCAGTAGTGAACCACTGCAGCAAGAGCACCGCCGTGAAGAAGCTGGGCAGGCTGTAGAGCATGAACAGGACGACCGTGACCACTTGGTCGGCGGTAGTGTGTTGCTTGTAGGCGCTCCACACGCCAAGGGGCACACTGATGAGGTAGGCAAAGAAGATCGAGAAGAAGCCCAGCACGATGGAGACCTTCATCTTCTCGATCACCTTCGGCAAGATGGGCTGCTTGTCGACATGGCTGATGCCGAAGTCAAAGTTGAGCAGGTTACCCCAGTACTTGGCAAAGCGCGTGTCGCTGACCGTGATCCAGAACTTCTCACCGAGATCGTAGTCAAACCGCTCGGCGTGCTCCTCGAGCCACGGCCCCCACTTCTCGTCGAGCAACTCGTTGACTTGAGTCGCGGAGACGTCGGCAGGGAGAGTCCAGCCCTGAATCTTCTGGTTTTCGGCATAAGCCTTTTTGTTGAACGCGCGGTCCTCGTCCGACTGCTTGTCACTGAACTCGTTCTTGAGGTCGAGCTGGGCGTTGATGGCCAATTGGTCGATCGCCAGCAGGCGCACGTCGAGACGGTCGGACTTCTGTGCGATCGCGTAGAGATGAGGCACGATATACTCGCCCCAATCCTCGATGGTGTCCCGCGCGTCGATGACCTTGCCCGACTCGGGCTTCTCGGAGGCCGAAATGCAGTTCTCCGGCTTGGCACCTTCGTCCGGGCACACCGGCAGCTGTTGGTCGGCCAAAATCTCCAGGCGCTGCTTCACCTCGTCGGTATCGATATTGTACCGGAAGTTGAAGAAGACGGGCTTGTCGAAGTTGAACTGCTCTTTGAAGATTCGATAGCTCTCTCGAGCCTCGGCACCCTGAGCCGATTCGGCTCCGGTCGAGCCCGCTTGACCCTGGCTGGGTTTGCCGGGAGCAAGCTGGAGAACCCCGAACACCACCAATACGATGATGAAGAGGGTAGGAATCATCAGCAGGATGCGCTTGACGATATACGTCGTCATGGCCTGTGTCGTCTTTCTTGGGTGAAGTCAGTCGGCGCGGGCTCATCCCAAAGAGGCGAGCCCGCGCCGACGCTGTGTCCGAGCGCGGCTTGTCTCCAAAGAAGGACGAGACCGCGCACCGTCCGTTACATCAATCGTTCGAGTCTTGCGCGCTCTCTTCGATCCACCAGGGGATGGAGAGGTCCTGGGGACGAAGCTTCTGGAAGTACACGTTCTCGAGGCGCGGGTTCCAAGCGTAGGCGGTGCGCAGCTGGAAGAAGAACGTGTAGGGCTGCTCTTCGTGCAAGATCATGTGGAACTCGCGAAGCAGCTCGAGGCGCTTGTCCTCGTCGAAGGTGGTACGCAGCGTCTCGATGATTTCGTCGGCGCGGTCGTTGCGGAAGCCCACACGGTTCGAGCCCTTCGGCACGTCCGCCTGGCTCGAGTGCCAGATCTGGTAGGGGTCCATCGACCAGCTCAGGCCCCAACCGCCGGTGAAGGCGTCGAACTTGCGCTCGTCCATCTTCTTCTGCATCAGCGACCAGTCGACCGGCTGGGGCGTCATGATCACGCCAATCTTACGCAGGTCTTCCTGGAACACCGACAGATAGCTACGGGTGCTCGGCTTGTTGTAGGCAAGGATCGTGAAGCGGAAGTCCTTCTTCTTGCCATCGATCATCTTGTCGCGCAC
It encodes:
- a CDS encoding ABC transporter permease codes for the protein MSQETANNKPPRPQYKSYGEIVWGQFQKYPTSLVSLYGIGILFLVATYAPVFAANVPFYISVPEGVGPATAQGVHFPWFAALFDANFYESGVDIFFNVLVFGLPLAFGGWFLFKKFAADTTDKKVYRRQRRNYGMIAALVLLVVCIVVFMSGFSLPYVDYVGLSEMDGVSAIFPPVEYSYRDIDLQAVQQDPSWTHWLGTDRKGRDVFTRLLYGTRISLTIGVVAVGIYVTIGAILGSLAGYFGGKIDSVILRMIEVMLCFPTFFLILTIRGFIDDPSIFHIMVIIGLTGWTKVARLVRGEFLRLKNQEFVQAAKAMGLKQGRIIFRHILPNSLGPVLVAATFGVAGAILIEASLSFLGLGPPTAPSWGQILTTGRETGQMALILAPGFAIFVTVSLLNLVGEGVRDAIDPKLRK
- a CDS encoding ABC transporter permease; its protein translation is MTTYIVKRILLMIPTLFIIVLVVFGVLQLAPGKPSQGQAGSTGAESAQGAEARESYRIFKEQFNFDKPVFFNFRYNIDTDEVKQRLEILADQQLPVCPDEGAKPENCISASEKPESGKVIDARDTIEDWGEYIVPHLYAIAQKSDRLDVRLLAIDQLAINAQLDLKNEFSDKQSDEDRAFNKKAYAENQKIQGWTLPADVSATQVNELLDEKWGPWLEEHAERFDYDLGEKFWITVSDTRFAKYWGNLLNFDFGISHVDKQPILPKVIEKMKVSIVLGFFSIFFAYLISVPLGVWSAYKQHTTADQVVTVVLFMLYSLPSFFTAVLLLQWFTTGNPFEWFPTGGFEGNNVDSMTTWEHVTSVAYHMVLPVFCLTYGALASLSRYARSGLLDVIRADYIRTARAKGLSEPMVIIKHAVRNGMIPILTLLGTLLPALIGGSVVLEFVFNIPGMGLYMLNSIFLKDYNAIMALTLFSAVLTLIGILLSDISYAVVDPRISFD